One window from the genome of Natronomonas pharaonis DSM 2160 encodes:
- a CDS encoding cupredoxin domain-containing protein produces MSDPLDEPEGNWWDEKVNRRETMWLGIAGLWSLGIFGWMSGFTRFGDQNPVGETYEVTPEEFQAAVDEYKEAADETEDGHLIPPGDSVYIAGRRFDWDGLPVVLEAGREYDIHLGAYDVQHGFSVRPEETLSKQINLQIFPDHEWVIPMTFEEPGTYQVICNEFCGRGHNGMQGKFIVEEP; encoded by the coding sequence ATGTCTGATCCACTCGACGAGCCAGAGGGCAACTGGTGGGACGAGAAAGTAAACCGCCGAGAGACGATGTGGCTCGGCATCGCTGGGCTGTGGTCGCTCGGTATCTTCGGCTGGATGAGCGGCTTTACCCGCTTCGGCGACCAGAACCCGGTCGGCGAGACCTATGAGGTAACGCCCGAAGAGTTCCAAGCGGCCGTCGACGAATACAAAGAGGCCGCCGACGAGACCGAGGACGGCCATCTGATTCCACCGGGCGACTCAGTCTACATTGCTGGCCGACGGTTCGACTGGGATGGGCTCCCGGTCGTTCTCGAAGCCGGCCGTGAGTACGACATCCACCTGGGGGCCTACGACGTCCAGCACGGGTTCTCAGTCCGGCCCGAAGAGACGCTGAGCAAGCAGATCAACCTGCAAATTTTCCCCGACCATGAGTGGGTTATCCCGATGACCTTCGAAGAGCCGGGAACCTATCAGGTCATCTGCAACGAGTTCTGTGGCCGCGGGCACAACGGGATGCAGGGCAAATTCATCGTGGAGGAACCGTAA
- a CDS encoding DUF3054 domain-containing protein — MLSTRYADRWTVSVRRTALVAVGDIVAIAAFLLYGLLIHAVNPLFFPQHTVLAAAPFIFAWVITAPLGGLYRPETVTSVRSALTKTTAVWVVASLAGGAIRGTEYFPGEAPAVFLVVNIVFGLAFLLPWRLAVAYTLGR, encoded by the coding sequence ATGCTGAGCACCCGCTACGCCGACCGGTGGACGGTTTCAGTCCGTCGGACAGCGCTTGTCGCGGTCGGCGACATCGTCGCCATCGCCGCATTCTTGCTGTATGGGCTGTTGATACACGCAGTCAACCCGCTTTTCTTCCCGCAACACACTGTCTTGGCGGCAGCGCCGTTCATTTTCGCATGGGTGATTACAGCGCCGCTGGGCGGTCTCTACCGACCGGAGACGGTCACGTCAGTTCGCTCGGCGCTGACTAAAACGACGGCCGTCTGGGTCGTTGCCTCTCTCGCCGGCGGGGCGATTCGGGGCACCGAGTATTTCCCCGGAGAAGCACCGGCCGTTTTCCTTGTCGTGAACATCGTCTTCGGGCTGGCGTTCCTGCTGCCGTGGCGGCTCGCGGTCGCGTACACGCTCGGCCGGTAA
- a CDS encoding RNA-guided endonuclease InsQ/TnpB family protein, translating into MKRANTFAMRPLTADDEQVLRDLLDASAALWNEINYQRLMRYNDKDGFEDEDVWDADTGALEGKYKAVLGASTAQTVRRANTEAWRSFFRLKKQFHDESNTSVTEHPEPPGFRGNKDDGRVLKGVVRKDAYSVEWGDRSRLEMVVGEQLRDRHNSPKSRLRLEIVGDPNWSDYEDQGRLELWYDETDCTFRASQPVTVSDDARATPLANEKAALDIGANNLVACTTTTGQQYLYEGRELFQRFRETTREIARLQSKLPEGRYSSKRIRRLYRKRTRRRDHAQETLCRDLLEQLYGEGVDTVYIGGLTDVLETHWSAETNAKTHNFWAFKQFTERLAWTADEYGISVEVRSEAWTSQECPQCGSTDRTTRQQDTLTCPCGFEGHADVTASETFLERHTEKAVRPMARPVRFEWDDHEWSESPRSPARESPKEQRTDPSTVPRDGNVVSGDS; encoded by the coding sequence GTGAAGCGTGCCAACACGTTCGCTATGCGACCGCTCACCGCCGACGATGAACAGGTGCTACGCGACCTGTTGGACGCTTCCGCCGCTCTCTGGAACGAAATCAATTACCAGCGGCTCATGCGCTACAACGACAAGGACGGCTTCGAGGACGAGGACGTGTGGGACGCCGATACCGGCGCTCTCGAAGGCAAATACAAAGCCGTTCTCGGTGCGTCAACCGCTCAAACTGTCCGGCGAGCAAACACCGAAGCGTGGCGGTCGTTCTTTCGATTGAAAAAGCAGTTTCACGACGAGTCAAACACGTCGGTTACGGAACACCCAGAACCGCCGGGCTTCCGTGGAAACAAAGACGACGGGCGCGTCCTCAAAGGCGTTGTCCGTAAGGACGCATACAGCGTCGAATGGGGCGACCGCTCCCGACTCGAGATGGTCGTCGGAGAACAACTCCGAGACAGGCACAACAGCCCGAAAAGTCGCCTCCGGTTGGAAATTGTTGGCGACCCGAACTGGTCTGACTACGAGGACCAAGGCCGACTAGAACTGTGGTACGACGAGACTGATTGCACCTTCCGAGCTTCGCAACCCGTGACTGTTTCTGACGATGCACGGGCCACTCCACTGGCCAACGAGAAGGCCGCTCTAGACATTGGTGCAAACAACCTCGTCGCTTGTACCACCACAACCGGCCAGCAGTACCTGTATGAAGGCCGCGAGTTGTTTCAGCGATTCCGTGAGACGACACGAGAAATAGCCCGGTTGCAGTCCAAGCTACCGGAAGGCCGATACAGTAGCAAGCGTATCCGGCGACTGTACCGGAAACGGACTCGTCGCCGCGACCACGCACAAGAGACACTGTGTCGTGACTTGCTCGAACAGCTGTACGGCGAGGGTGTGGACACGGTGTATATCGGCGGGTTGACCGATGTACTCGAGACGCACTGGTCGGCTGAGACGAACGCCAAGACACACAACTTCTGGGCGTTCAAGCAATTCACCGAGCGACTGGCGTGGACCGCCGACGAATACGGCATCTCGGTCGAAGTGCGGTCAGAGGCATGGACCAGTCAGGAGTGCCCACAGTGCGGTTCGACAGACCGAACGACACGGCAGCAGGACACGCTCACCTGTCCGTGTGGATTCGAAGGGCACGCCGACGTTACGGCGTCAGAAACGTTCTTAGAGCGGCACACAGAGAAAGCAGTCAGGCCGATGGCACGGCCCGTGCGGTTCGAGTGGGACGACCACGAATGGTCGGAGTCACCACGCTCTCCCGCGAGGGAAAGTCCCAAAGAACAGCGCACAGACCCGAGTACCGTCCCCCGTGACGGGAATGTTGTCTCCGGCGATTCTTAG
- a CDS encoding SDR family oxidoreductase, translating to MSVDAPDLSGQTAFITGTTRGIGKAIALALAEQGCNIVSTGKTSEADDYGEDKDLEGTIEQTARECEEKGVEALPIQLNVRDEDRVEAAVEEAIDHFGEVNIVINNASAIQLANVEDLPANRFDLLTDVNVRGTYLVSRAFMDHLKQTDEDAWILTNAPPVTVDRAPGEAPYAWSKMGMSFLTLSLATELSGHDIGCNSFWPVTAIDTRATRYFGLGTEDDWRSPDIVSDTVLEILSRDPASYTGNAVYDEELLAAAGVEDFSEYNLTEGNPAPMSAQMFDPDYERSI from the coding sequence ATGTCAGTTGACGCGCCCGACCTCTCGGGACAGACCGCATTTATTACGGGAACGACCCGCGGTATCGGAAAGGCTATCGCGCTGGCGCTGGCCGAGCAGGGCTGTAACATCGTTTCGACCGGGAAGACGAGCGAAGCGGACGATTACGGCGAGGACAAGGACCTCGAAGGCACCATCGAGCAGACCGCACGGGAATGTGAGGAAAAAGGCGTAGAAGCGCTGCCGATTCAGCTGAACGTCCGCGATGAGGACCGCGTTGAGGCGGCCGTCGAGGAGGCCATCGACCACTTCGGCGAAGTCAACATCGTCATCAACAACGCCAGCGCCATTCAGTTGGCGAACGTCGAAGACCTGCCGGCAAACAGGTTCGACCTGTTGACCGATGTCAACGTTCGCGGGACGTATCTGGTCTCGCGAGCGTTCATGGACCACCTCAAGCAAACCGACGAGGACGCCTGGATACTGACGAACGCGCCGCCAGTGACGGTCGACCGCGCCCCCGGCGAAGCCCCTTACGCGTGGTCGAAGATGGGAATGTCGTTTTTGACGCTGTCGCTGGCGACCGAGCTGAGCGGACACGACATCGGCTGTAACTCCTTTTGGCCGGTGACGGCTATCGACACCCGCGCGACGCGGTACTTCGGGCTTGGGACCGAAGACGACTGGCGTTCCCCGGACATCGTCTCCGACACGGTCCTCGAAATCCTCTCGCGGGACCCCGCCTCCTATACCGGCAACGCCGTCTACGACGAGGAGCTGCTCGCTGCGGCTGGCGTCGAGGACTTCTCCGAGTACAACCTTACTGAGGGCAACCCGGCACCGATGTCAGCACAGATGTTCGACCCCGACTACGAGCGGTCGATATGA
- a CDS encoding helix-turn-helix domain-containing protein, giving the protein MPRATLTLTIPEAIWMGELSRTYPETRLRVLSAVKNDEGGVALVELTSPHEEAVISAAREYDSVAAVEVLNDEAEGLLLQLETTMPLLLEPLQRSGVPLEMPFNVQDGEVVWEVTTSRERLSMLGDQLESLGISFTVESIYQQVESEQLLTDHQWDVLSAAVECGYYDTPRSCTQEELADELGIAKSTCSETLHRAEEQIIKRFLSNHEDKSSVAPTP; this is encoded by the coding sequence ATGCCACGAGCGACACTCACGCTAACGATTCCGGAGGCAATCTGGATGGGGGAGCTTTCGCGGACGTACCCGGAGACGAGACTCCGGGTGCTCTCCGCCGTCAAGAACGACGAGGGCGGCGTCGCGCTCGTTGAGCTCACGTCCCCACACGAAGAGGCCGTCATTTCGGCGGCCCGCGAGTACGACAGCGTCGCCGCAGTCGAAGTGCTCAACGACGAGGCCGAGGGGCTGCTGCTCCAGCTTGAGACGACGATGCCGTTGCTCTTGGAGCCGCTACAGCGCTCCGGGGTTCCGCTGGAGATGCCGTTCAACGTGCAGGACGGCGAGGTCGTCTGGGAGGTTACGACCTCCAGAGAGCGCCTTTCGATGCTCGGCGACCAGCTCGAATCGCTCGGCATCTCCTTTACTGTCGAGTCAATCTACCAGCAGGTTGAGTCCGAACAGCTCCTCACCGACCACCAGTGGGACGTGCTGTCGGCGGCCGTCGAGTGCGGCTACTACGACACCCCCCGGAGCTGTACACAGGAGGAGCTCGCCGACGAGCTGGGGATAGCGAAATCGACCTGTAGCGAAACGCTCCACCGGGCAGAAGAGCAAATAATCAAGCGGTTCCTCTCGAACCACGAGGACAAATCAAGCGTCGCCCCGACCCCCTGA
- the cyoE gene encoding heme o synthase has product MQRFTGLVTATTLATYLLVVLGVATELTGGVSPAAVAHYVTAGAVWLLLVAAAALAWRDSRLPRVKWGVTAAAVAYPAQAAVGMAVLASGGPGQLHLFGGVGVFALLLITLTWHLDREVEPRERAAATAFNREGDGDDSVLLYRLPDGLRRYVELTKPRLMWLLCLLALSGMALATVTGAALDGVTIAATLFGGVLAVGAAGTFNHVYERDRDRRMNRTADRPVATDAVGVGRATAFGVGLLVVSMAVLVWLVNPLAAALTAVAVVYYAVVYTVVLKPTTTWNTVIGGGAGALPAVIGWAAVAGSIGLPALLLAAVVFCWTPAHFYNLAIAYRDDYARGDYPMLPVVAGVAATRRRILYWLGATLLVAGALGAVAGFGPVYALTSAVVGFGFLWTVVVQFRTESDRDAYRSFHASNAYLGALLVAILVETMVI; this is encoded by the coding sequence ATGCAGCGGTTCACCGGTCTCGTGACGGCGACGACGCTCGCGACGTACCTCCTCGTTGTGCTGGGTGTAGCGACGGAACTGACCGGCGGCGTCAGCCCCGCCGCAGTCGCCCACTACGTTACCGCAGGAGCCGTCTGGCTCCTGCTGGTTGCGGCTGCGGCACTGGCGTGGCGCGACAGTCGACTGCCACGCGTCAAGTGGGGCGTGACCGCCGCGGCGGTTGCCTATCCGGCGCAGGCGGCGGTCGGGATGGCCGTCCTCGCTAGCGGCGGTCCGGGACAACTCCACCTGTTCGGGGGTGTCGGTGTCTTTGCACTGTTGCTTATCACACTGACATGGCATCTCGACCGTGAGGTTGAGCCGCGCGAACGGGCTGCGGCGACGGCGTTCAACCGCGAGGGCGACGGCGACGACAGCGTGCTGCTGTACCGGCTTCCCGACGGCCTCCGGCGATACGTCGAACTCACGAAGCCGCGGCTGATGTGGCTACTCTGTCTGCTGGCGCTGTCGGGGATGGCGCTTGCGACGGTTACCGGCGCGGCGCTCGATGGGGTGACCATCGCGGCAACGCTTTTCGGCGGTGTGCTGGCTGTCGGCGCGGCAGGGACGTTCAACCACGTCTACGAGCGCGACCGCGACCGGCGGATGAACCGAACCGCAGACCGGCCGGTCGCGACTGACGCCGTCGGTGTCGGCCGGGCAACGGCGTTCGGCGTCGGCCTGCTCGTCGTCTCGATGGCTGTGTTGGTCTGGCTCGTCAACCCGCTCGCTGCGGCGCTGACTGCGGTCGCCGTCGTCTACTACGCCGTCGTCTATACCGTCGTGCTGAAGCCGACGACGACATGGAATACCGTCATCGGTGGCGGCGCGGGCGCGCTGCCGGCGGTCATCGGCTGGGCGGCAGTGGCCGGAAGCATCGGGCTGCCGGCGCTCCTGCTCGCAGCAGTGGTGTTTTGCTGGACGCCGGCCCATTTCTACAATCTCGCTATCGCATATCGGGACGACTACGCCCGCGGTGACTACCCGATGTTGCCGGTCGTCGCCGGCGTGGCGGCGACCAGACGGCGGATACTCTACTGGCTTGGAGCAACGCTGCTGGTCGCCGGCGCCCTCGGCGCGGTCGCCGGTTTCGGCCCCGTTTATGCGCTTACTTCAGCGGTGGTTGGCTTCGGGTTCCTTTGGACCGTCGTCGTCCAGTTCCGGACGGAGTCGGACCGCGACGCCTATCGGAGCTTTCACGCCTCAAACGCGTATCTCGGTGCGCTGCTTGTGGCGATTCTCGTCGAAACGATGGTGATATAA
- a CDS encoding DUF7576 family protein: protein MVDPTSDLCENVAEADAPRCTACSEPIVADPGHRVVTEVVDSRVETAHFCGGCLSAGK, encoded by the coding sequence ATGGTTGACCCGACATCCGACCTCTGTGAGAACGTCGCTGAAGCGGACGCGCCACGGTGTACGGCGTGTTCGGAGCCGATAGTCGCCGACCCGGGCCATCGGGTCGTGACCGAAGTGGTCGACAGCCGCGTCGAGACAGCCCACTTCTGTGGCGGCTGTCTGAGCGCAGGCAAGTAA
- a CDS encoding cytochrome c oxidase subunit I encodes MVVSKLFSNDYGDDGVRTCSVTGLDIHRSAERHVKLFGLTAVIALVIGGIFAVSVALTRWELISLIPEDGYYTHLSLHAWNILIFWMVFMEIAILYVGGLIVLGRRLPLTKLAKAGWITMVAGAVGVNWSIWTATQRGQEAPLLTAYVPLDIPVEFYASAIVFLLGATIAALPFFVAIWKEKRGAPNKTLPLVAFGAFITSIIAVEAILGGLVAFGYALVWQVGIIDSINTGIYRQLYWIIGHGSQQINLLALITVWYFLTHVVGGAVVVSEKVSRSAFVLYLFFINLGAAHHLMVDPGVSVGWRIFNTSYAFYGAAFASMIHAFAIPAGLEAGRRQRGLGGGLFGWLTSGPWKNPVFSATIFSIILFGFMGGITGVLMGQLQLNMTWHNTFATVGHFHGTVALGTTLAFMGLVFFVIRTMFQRSFVTNKLASLVPYFYAGAMGIAVLMMMYVGILYGVPRRTSSVVRDIPGTDFSLAAAEPLFLILGPAAVLAIIAGALFVVVAVLSLLFGDRLEEGDNDDMLPDGGLRPDGGVDVHAVEMRGTFTLCLIFMATFIVLYVLNWYLLTQVWHIGA; translated from the coding sequence ATGGTGGTTTCGAAGCTCTTCAGCAACGACTACGGCGACGACGGGGTCCGGACATGCTCGGTTACCGGCCTCGATATCCATCGCTCAGCCGAGAGACACGTGAAGCTCTTCGGGCTTACGGCTGTCATCGCACTCGTCATCGGTGGCATCTTCGCGGTCTCGGTCGCACTAACCCGGTGGGAGCTCATCAGTCTCATCCCCGAGGACGGCTACTACACCCACCTGAGCCTCCACGCGTGGAACATCCTCATCTTCTGGATGGTGTTCATGGAGATAGCCATCCTCTACGTTGGCGGGCTGATAGTGCTGGGCCGTCGTCTCCCGCTGACAAAGCTCGCCAAGGCCGGCTGGATTACCATGGTCGCCGGCGCGGTCGGCGTCAACTGGTCGATATGGACCGCCACTCAGAGAGGACAGGAAGCACCGCTGTTGACGGCATATGTGCCACTCGACATACCCGTTGAATTCTACGCCTCCGCTATCGTCTTCCTGCTCGGAGCGACAATCGCTGCGCTGCCGTTCTTCGTTGCCATTTGGAAAGAAAAGCGTGGCGCGCCGAACAAGACCCTGCCGCTTGTGGCCTTCGGGGCCTTCATCACGAGCATTATCGCTGTTGAGGCCATTCTCGGTGGCCTCGTTGCGTTCGGCTACGCGCTCGTTTGGCAGGTCGGTATCATCGATTCCATCAACACCGGCATTTACCGACAGCTCTACTGGATTATCGGCCACGGGAGCCAACAGATCAACCTGCTGGCGCTGATTACGGTCTGGTATTTCCTGACCCACGTCGTCGGTGGGGCGGTCGTCGTCTCCGAGAAAGTCTCCCGGTCGGCGTTCGTGCTCTACCTGTTTTTCATCAATCTCGGCGCGGCCCACCACCTGATGGTCGACCCCGGTGTCTCCGTCGGCTGGCGTATCTTCAACACTTCGTATGCCTTCTACGGAGCCGCCTTCGCCAGCATGATTCACGCCTTCGCCATTCCGGCGGGGCTGGAGGCCGGACGCCGGCAGCGGGGTCTCGGCGGCGGCCTCTTCGGCTGGCTCACGTCCGGGCCGTGGAAGAACCCCGTCTTTTCGGCGACCATCTTCAGTATCATCCTCTTCGGATTCATGGGCGGTATTACCGGCGTTCTGATGGGCCAGCTCCAGCTTAACATGACCTGGCACAACACCTTCGCGACGGTCGGCCACTTCCATGGGACGGTCGCCCTCGGGACGACGCTGGCGTTCATGGGGCTGGTGTTCTTTGTCATCAGAACCATGTTCCAACGGAGCTTCGTCACCAACAAGCTCGCGTCGCTGGTGCCGTACTTCTACGCGGGCGCGATGGGTATCGCCGTGCTGATGATGATGTACGTCGGCATCCTCTACGGTGTCCCACGGCGGACCTCCAGCGTCGTCCGCGACATCCCGGGGACTGACTTCAGCCTCGCTGCTGCTGAGCCGCTGTTCCTCATTCTCGGCCCAGCCGCCGTGCTCGCTATCATCGCCGGTGCGCTCTTTGTCGTCGTCGCCGTGCTATCGTTGCTCTTCGGTGACCGTCTCGAAGAAGGGGACAACGACGACATGCTTCCGGACGGCGGCCTTCGGCCCGACGGCGGCGTCGATGTCCACGCCGTCGAGATGCGCGGGACCTTCACGCTGTGTCTCATCTTCATGGCGACGTTCATCGTCCTCTATGTCCTGAACTGGTATCTGCTCACACAGGTCTGGCACATCGGCGCCTGA
- a CDS encoding heavy metal translocating P-type ATPase codes for MDECSLCDLPTPDPPVADDGVDGTFCCRGCLEVARTLDDVDAESVPVDGSTDETTAVSVPDDAAETFVAIDGMHCTTCEAFLGIRADAVDGVYSIEANYATETARVRYDPDRIDEADLPERLSGYGYTARFRSPAETDDGPATRQQHETVERLVIGGFLSMLIMPWYLFYLYPSYVGIETGLLDIDTTTPIGIYLPLSIIGLLTTIVLFYVGFPVLRGAWTSIRARRPNMDLLVSVAALSAYGYSTVALATGSTHLYYDVSVAVVMVVTLGRYYEGRIRSRATDLLSSVTAIRVSEATRLTDDGRETVSVDDIEPGDRLVVAPGERVPVDGTVIEGIADVDESVLTGESLPVTKRPGDNVIGGAVVADDALVVAVGPEAESTVDRIATTLWEIQSSRPGVQRLADRLATVFVPVVLSLGTVVTAWQLLSGEPVAAALLAGLTVLVVSCPCAMGLATPLAVAGGLRDALQDGLIVANESVFELAPDADTVVFDKTGTLTAGTMEVTDVYGHEATLRRAAAVECLSDHPVADALLDAASESADPVATDGGTVTTDTTGGTHPTAANRPLPDVEAFTRHPGAGVSGTVDGTRVVVGTADLVADRVGPLSETLAARVDEIDAAGGRPVVVGWDGTARGVVAVADRERAAWSEALDAVADRHVAILTGDESADTDRFADHPAVDQVFAGVPPDGKVETVRRFAADGTTVMVGDGTNDAPALAAADLGVAMSSGTARAVDAGDAVITDGDLTTLEDVFDVADGTRRRIRENICWAFLYNAVAIPLAVVGLINPLFAAVAMAASSIIVVSNSRRPVVGE; via the coding sequence ATGGACGAGTGTTCGCTCTGTGACCTTCCGACCCCTGACCCGCCGGTAGCTGACGACGGCGTCGACGGGACGTTCTGCTGTCGCGGCTGTCTGGAAGTCGCTCGGACGCTCGACGACGTCGACGCTGAATCCGTCCCTGTCGACGGCTCCACGGACGAGACAACGGCTGTGTCGGTTCCTGACGACGCGGCTGAGACCTTCGTCGCCATCGACGGCATGCACTGTACGACATGTGAGGCCTTCCTCGGCATTCGTGCCGACGCCGTCGACGGCGTCTACAGCATCGAAGCGAACTACGCGACCGAAACCGCACGGGTCCGATACGACCCCGACCGGATTGACGAGGCCGACCTCCCCGAGCGGCTCTCCGGCTACGGCTATACGGCCCGTTTTCGTTCGCCCGCCGAAACCGACGACGGACCGGCCACGCGCCAGCAGCACGAAACCGTCGAACGGCTCGTCATCGGCGGCTTTCTCAGCATGCTCATCATGCCGTGGTACCTGTTTTACCTCTACCCCAGCTACGTCGGCATCGAGACGGGGCTTCTCGATATCGACACGACGACACCCATCGGCATCTACCTCCCGCTCAGTATCATCGGCCTGCTGACGACTATTGTGCTGTTCTACGTCGGCTTCCCGGTGCTCCGCGGCGCGTGGACAAGCATCCGCGCACGGCGTCCCAATATGGACCTACTCGTGTCGGTGGCGGCCCTCTCGGCGTACGGGTACAGCACCGTCGCGCTGGCGACCGGCAGCACACACCTCTACTATGATGTCAGCGTCGCCGTCGTCATGGTTGTCACCCTTGGTCGCTACTACGAGGGGCGCATTCGCTCCCGGGCGACGGACCTCCTCTCGTCGGTGACGGCGATTCGTGTCAGCGAGGCGACCCGGCTTACCGATGACGGCCGCGAGACGGTGTCTGTTGACGACATCGAGCCCGGCGACCGGCTGGTCGTCGCGCCCGGCGAGCGGGTTCCGGTCGACGGTACTGTCATCGAGGGCATCGCCGATGTCGACGAGTCGGTACTGACCGGCGAGTCGCTGCCGGTCACGAAACGGCCGGGTGACAATGTCATCGGCGGGGCTGTCGTCGCTGATGACGCCCTCGTCGTTGCGGTCGGTCCTGAGGCCGAGAGCACTGTCGACCGGATTGCGACGACGCTCTGGGAGATACAGAGCTCCCGCCCCGGTGTCCAGCGGTTGGCCGACCGGCTGGCGACGGTTTTCGTGCCGGTCGTTTTGAGCCTTGGAACCGTCGTCACGGCATGGCAGCTCCTTTCGGGCGAGCCGGTCGCGGCGGCGCTTCTCGCTGGGCTAACCGTCCTTGTCGTCTCCTGTCCGTGTGCAATGGGGCTTGCGACGCCGCTTGCGGTCGCGGGGGGGCTCAGGGACGCGCTGCAGGACGGCCTCATCGTCGCCAACGAGTCGGTGTTCGAACTCGCACCCGATGCCGATACGGTCGTCTTCGACAAGACAGGCACGCTCACTGCGGGCACGATGGAAGTGACCGATGTCTACGGCCACGAGGCGACACTTCGGCGTGCTGCAGCCGTCGAATGTCTTTCGGACCACCCGGTCGCCGACGCCCTTCTCGATGCCGCAAGCGAAAGTGCAGACCCGGTTGCTACCGATGGGGGAACGGTGACTACGGATACAACCGGCGGTACCCACCCCACGGCCGCGAACCGACCGCTCCCTGATGTGGAAGCGTTTACCCGCCATCCGGGAGCCGGCGTCTCCGGTACCGTCGACGGTACCCGCGTTGTTGTCGGGACGGCGGATCTCGTTGCCGACCGTGTCGGCCCGCTCTCCGAGACACTGGCCGCTCGGGTCGACGAAATCGACGCTGCGGGCGGCCGTCCGGTCGTCGTTGGTTGGGATGGAACGGCCCGCGGCGTTGTCGCTGTCGCCGACCGCGAGCGGGCCGCGTGGTCGGAAGCTCTCGATGCGGTTGCTGACCGACATGTCGCCATCCTTACCGGCGACGAGTCGGCCGACACTGACCGGTTCGCCGACCACCCTGCAGTCGACCAGGTCTTTGCCGGCGTTCCTCCGGATGGGAAGGTCGAAACCGTCCGTCGGTTCGCCGCCGACGGGACGACGGTGATGGTGGGTGACGGGACAAACGACGCGCCGGCGCTTGCGGCCGCCGACCTCGGCGTCGCGATGAGCAGCGGGACCGCACGCGCTGTCGATGCCGGCGATGCCGTCATTACTGACGGCGACCTCACTACGCTGGAGGATGTTTTTGATGTCGCTGACGGCACCCGGCGACGCATCCGTGAGAACATCTGCTGGGCGTTTCTCTACAATGCTGTAGCGATACCGCTGGCCGTTGTTGGGCTCATCAACCCGCTCTTTGCGGCGGTGGCGATGGCCGCAAGCAGCATCATTGTCGTCTCGAACTCCCGGCGGCCGGTTGTCGGGGAGTAG
- the glmU gene encoding bifunctional sugar-1-phosphate nucleotidylyltransferase/acetyltransferase, translating to MQTVILAAGKGTRMRPLTEAVPKPMLPVADRPLCAHAVDAAVEAGASELVFVVGYGADTVREYFGDQYRGVEVSYAVQTEQRGTADALSAAVELLSGEFAVLNGDSLYPAAGLRRLFESGPAIATATVEDPTAYGVVSTAAGDRVTEIVEKPDDPPTRLANAGAYVFPASARSWLDVDASERGEFELTDVVAHTIEETAVTAVQLSRWLDVGHPWELLAANEQELDTLDRRIAGTVADDATLEGSVVVEQGATVESGVVIEGPALVRKGASVGPNAYVRGATVVGEGCHIGHGVEVKNTVMLPEAAVPHLSYVGDSLIGHGANLGAGTQVANLRHDGATVKQTVAETRRSTGRRKYGAVVGPGAKTGVNTSIAPGVVLGADARTDPGESVCRDRRPDT from the coding sequence ATGCAGACGGTGATTTTGGCCGCCGGGAAAGGAACGCGGATGCGGCCGCTGACGGAGGCGGTCCCCAAACCGATGTTGCCCGTCGCCGACCGGCCGCTGTGTGCCCACGCCGTCGACGCCGCAGTCGAGGCAGGAGCCTCGGAGCTCGTATTTGTTGTCGGCTACGGAGCCGACACCGTCCGTGAGTATTTCGGCGACCAGTATCGTGGGGTCGAGGTGTCCTATGCGGTGCAGACGGAGCAACGCGGCACGGCCGATGCGCTTTCGGCGGCAGTAGAGCTCCTCAGCGGCGAGTTCGCCGTCCTCAACGGCGACTCTCTGTATCCCGCGGCGGGACTCCGGCGGCTCTTCGAGTCCGGGCCGGCGATTGCGACAGCGACAGTCGAGGACCCGACAGCGTACGGCGTCGTCTCGACGGCCGCTGGCGACCGCGTGACGGAAATTGTCGAGAAGCCGGACGACCCACCGACGCGGCTCGCCAACGCCGGGGCGTACGTGTTCCCCGCGTCCGCCCGCTCGTGGCTCGATGTCGACGCCAGCGAGCGCGGCGAGTTCGAACTGACCGATGTTGTCGCCCACACCATTGAGGAGACGGCAGTGACTGCTGTACAGCTATCACGGTGGCTCGATGTCGGCCATCCGTGGGAGCTTTTAGCCGCAAACGAACAGGAACTCGACACACTCGACCGCCGCATTGCGGGGACCGTCGCTGACGATGCCACTCTGGAGGGGTCCGTGGTCGTCGAACAGGGCGCGACAGTCGAGTCCGGTGTCGTCATCGAGGGGCCGGCACTGGTCCGGAAGGGAGCGTCGGTCGGGCCGAACGCATACGTTCGCGGTGCGACGGTAGTCGGCGAGGGCTGTCACATCGGCCACGGTGTCGAGGTCAAAAACACTGTTATGCTGCCGGAGGCAGCGGTGCCCCACCTCAGCTACGTCGGCGATAGCCTCATCGGCCACGGGGCAAACCTCGGTGCCGGAACGCAGGTCGCGAACCTCCGACACGACGGAGCGACAGTCAAACAGACCGTCGCCGAGACACGTCGCTCAACCGGCCGGCGAAAGTACGGTGCTGTCGTCGGCCCCGGTGCGAAGACCGGCGTTAATACCAGCATCGCCCCCGGCGTCGTGCTCGGTGCAGACGCTCGGACCGACCCCGGCGAATCGGTCTGTCGGGACCGGCGGCCGGATACCTGA